The proteins below are encoded in one region of Lactuca sativa cultivar Salinas chromosome 3, Lsat_Salinas_v11, whole genome shotgun sequence:
- the LOC111919145 gene encoding ethylene receptor 2, with translation MSRKLSNFILLFLFLVSVSASDNGYSSCNCELEGFFGYKNIMETQRVSDFLIAVAYFSIPIELLYFVSCSNVPFKWVLFQFILFIVLCGMTHLLNGWTYNAHPFQLMLALTIFKFLTALVSFATAITLITLIPLLLKVKVREFMLRKKFWDLGREMGMIKKQKEAGWHVRMLTHEIRKSLDRHTILYTTLDKLSETLDLQNCAIWMPDEAKTVMNLTHQLKGVEQNLTINDFYIPIQDSDVQEIKRSEVVKLLDRESRLSALSSGGLDPPGGVAAIRMPMLRVADFKGGTPEMVQVCYAILVLVLPGGNFRSWTNSELEILKTVADQVAVALSHAAVLEESRLMRDKLVAQNQALQQAKHDAMRASQARRSFQSVMSTGLRKPMHSIMGLLSILQDDNLNDEQRVIIDTMVKNSNVLSILINDVMDDSTKDNGKFPLEMTSFRLHDLVKEAACLAKCLCAYKDNKFEVNFDKYLPHNVLGDERRIFQVILHMVGNLLSWGNGGGCLTFRVFGERGSQSQQWRSWRSKSNDGYVNVKFEIGINDAVSVVERSSGDLRSQRVVAEESLSFTMCKKLVQMMQGNIWVVPNPIEFDQSMSLVLRFQLRPSIMLAGSETSEPSDHHHPLSNSILKGVQVLLADEDDINRAVTSKLLKKLGCVVTTVTNGLNCLTALTPPVAAYQILILDLHLSDLDGFEVASRIRKFRSRNWPLIIASTACGDEDLWERCLEFGMNGILRKPIRMQDIADQLRRVLIQANKVS, from the exons ATGTCGAGAAAATTATCAAATTTCATATTACTTTTCCTGTTCTTGGTCTCTGTTTCTGCTTCCGATAATGGATATTCAAGCTGTAACTGCGAGCTTGAAGGTTTTTTCGGGTACAAAAACATCATGGAAACCCAAAGAGTGAGTGATTTCTTAATCGCAGTTGCTTATTTCTCGATTCCAATCGAACTTCTTTACTTCGTAAGCTGTTCAAATGTTCCTTTCAAATGGGTTCTCTTTCAATTCATCTTATTCATCGTTCTCTGTGGAATGACACATTTACTCAACGGATGGACTTACAATGCCCACCCTTTTCAACTCATGCTCGCACTCACCATTTTCAAATTCCTCACAGCGTTAGTCTCATTCGCTACAGCGATTACCCTAATCACTCTAATCCCACTtcttttaaaagttaaagttcgTGAATTTATGTTGAGAAAGAAGTTTTGGGATCTCGGAAGAGAAATGGGAATGATCAAGAAACAAAAAGAAGCCGGGTGGCATGTCAGAATGCTGACTCATGAAATCCGAAAGTCCCTCGATCGACACACCATTCTTTACACAACTCTCGATAAGTTATCAGAGACTTTGGATTTACAAAATTGCGCCATTTGGATGCCTGATGAAGCTAAAACTGTCATGAATTTGACTCATCAGTTAAAAGGGGTTGAACAGAATTTAACAATCAACGATTTTTACATCCCGATTCAAGATTCTGATGTTCAAGAGATTAAAAGAAGCGAAGTGGTGAAGTTACTCGATCGTGAATCAAGACTTTCGGCGTTGAGCAGCGGTGGGTTAGATCCGCCGGGAGGTGTGGCGGCGATTCGAATGCCGATGCTTCGTGTGGCGGACTTCAAGGGTGGCACGCCGGAGATGGTTCAAGTTTGTTACGCGATCTTGGTGTTGGTTCTTCCCGGAGGAAATTTCCGATCGTGGACTAATTCCGAACTCGAGATCTTGAAAACAGTCGCCGATCAAGTGGCGGTGGCTCTTTCTCATGCGGCGGTGCTAGAAGAATCCAGACTTATGAGAGACAAATTAGTGGCGCAAAATCAAGCTTTACAACAAGCTAAACACGACGCCATGAGAGCAAGTCAAGCTAGAAGATCGTTTCAATCAGTCATGAGCACAGGTTTGAGAAAACCGATGCATTCAATCATGGGTTTACTTTCGATTCTACAAGACGACAATCTAAACGATGAACAACGAGTGATTATCGACACCATGGTGAAAAACAGCAACGTGCTTTCGATTCTGATAAACGATGTCATGGATGATTCCACAAAAGATAACGGCAAGTTTCCTTTGGAAATGACGTCGTTTCGGCTTCATGATTTGGTTAAAGAAGCTGCGTGTCTTGCGAAATGTTTGTGTGCTTATAAAGATAATAAATTTGAGGTtaattttgataaatatttaCCGCATAATGTTTTGGGAGACGAAAGGAGGATTTTTCAGGTGATTTTGCATATGGTTGGGAATCTTTTAAGTTGGGGGAATGGTGGTGGGtgtttgacttttagggtttttggagagaggggaagtcaaagtcaacaatggCGGAGTTGGAGGTCAAAGTCTAATGATGGTTATGTTAATGTGAAGTTTGAAATCGGAATAAATGATGCGGTTTCGGTGGTGGAGAGATCTTCCGGTGATCTGAGAAGCCAGAGAGTGGTGGCGGAGGAAAGTTTGAGCTTTACTATGTGCAAAAAGTTGGTCCAG ATGATGCAAGGGAACATTTGGGTAGTCCCGAATCCAATCGAGTTCGATCAAAGCATGTCACTGGTTCTCCGGTTTCAGCTCCGGCCATCGATAATGCTGGCCGGATCTGAAACCAGTGAACCCTCAGACCACCACCACCCACTATCAAACTCCATCTTGAAAGGTGTTCAAGTTCTTTTAGCGGATGAAGATGATATAAACCGGGCTGTTACTAGCAAACTACTCAAGAAACTTGGATGTGTTGTCACCACCGTGACCAATGGTTTAAACTGTCTCACCGCCCTCACCCCGCCTGTTGCCGCCTACCAAATCTTGATTTTGGATTTGCATTTGTCGGATTTAGATGGGTTTGAAGTGGCTTCAAGAATCAGAAAGTTTAGGAGCCGGAATTGGCCTTTAATCATTGCTTCGACTGCTTGTGGGGATGAAGATTTGTGGGAAAGATGTTTGGAATTTGGGATGAATGGAATTCTTCGGAAACCGATTCGTATGCAAGATATTGCTGATCAATTGAGAAGAGTCTTGATTCAAGCCAATAAAGTGTCGTGA